Proteins encoded within one genomic window of Citricoccus muralis:
- the dnaG gene encoding DNA primase has translation MAGLIKREDIDKVRESTDLKEIVEEYVTLRSAGVGSFKGLCPFHDERTPSFHIRPSVGTYHCFGCDESGDVISFLMNLEHTSFTETVERLAAKAGIELRYEDGGTGPDKHQVGQRQRLLEANKLADEFFHTNLGAPDAEIGRTFLKDRGFTREDASHFGVGYAPQGWDKLLNYLRRKGFNDDELRATGLFSEGNRGLYDRFRGRLTWPIRDMTGSTIGFGARRLHDDDQGPKYLNTPETALYKKSQVLYGLDLAKRDVAKSRQLVVVEGYTDVMAAHLSGITTAVATCGTAFGAEHIKIVRRLISDDGSGGEVIFTFDGDAAGQKAALRAFEEDHRFLARTYVAVEPSGKDPCDVRLEKGDQAVRDLIESRRPLFEFAIRAGLKNHNLNTVEGRTQGLRYAAPIVADIRDSVIRAGYTRELAGWLGMDPGIVTRAVQASQRSGNTPGHQQQGRGSQQDQQSAEGAEQSQRSSFRPDLNDPVSRMEKEALEVVLQQPTQLSAEQWQAFYTSQFKVPAFAAIHSGVMAAGSAGATPTNWVDKVVDEVPQPLASLVAELAVTSLPARTEEDLARYCRDIMNRLFELQITHRKADLMGQLQRLGPDADAETFTRINEELMELEQRRRALRSGR, from the coding sequence ATGGCGGGACTGATCAAGCGGGAGGACATCGACAAGGTGCGCGAGAGCACCGATCTCAAGGAGATCGTCGAGGAGTACGTCACCCTGCGCAGCGCCGGCGTCGGCTCCTTCAAAGGGCTCTGCCCCTTTCACGACGAGCGCACGCCCTCCTTCCACATCCGCCCCTCGGTCGGCACCTATCACTGCTTCGGCTGCGACGAATCCGGTGACGTCATCAGCTTCCTGATGAATCTCGAGCACACCAGCTTCACCGAGACCGTGGAACGATTGGCGGCGAAAGCCGGTATCGAGCTGCGTTACGAAGACGGCGGTACCGGGCCGGACAAGCATCAGGTGGGCCAGCGTCAGCGACTGTTGGAAGCAAATAAGCTGGCCGATGAGTTCTTCCACACCAACCTGGGCGCGCCCGACGCCGAGATTGGGCGGACCTTCCTCAAGGACCGCGGTTTCACTCGAGAGGATGCCAGCCACTTCGGCGTGGGATACGCTCCGCAGGGATGGGACAAGCTGCTGAATTACCTGCGCCGCAAGGGGTTCAACGACGACGAACTGCGCGCCACGGGGTTGTTCTCCGAAGGTAACCGCGGGCTTTATGACCGCTTCCGTGGCCGACTCACCTGGCCGATTCGAGATATGACCGGCTCCACCATCGGCTTCGGTGCCCGGCGCCTGCACGACGATGACCAAGGCCCCAAGTACCTCAACACTCCGGAAACGGCGCTCTACAAGAAGTCCCAGGTACTCTACGGGCTGGATCTCGCGAAACGCGATGTGGCCAAGTCCCGGCAGCTCGTCGTCGTGGAGGGCTACACCGACGTGATGGCGGCCCACTTGTCCGGGATCACCACCGCGGTGGCCACGTGCGGCACCGCTTTTGGTGCGGAGCACATCAAGATTGTGCGCCGTCTGATCTCCGACGACGGTAGCGGGGGAGAAGTCATCTTTACCTTCGACGGCGACGCCGCCGGTCAAAAGGCAGCATTGCGTGCCTTTGAGGAGGACCACCGGTTCCTGGCTCGCACCTATGTCGCGGTGGAACCCTCCGGTAAGGACCCCTGCGACGTGCGCCTCGAAAAGGGGGACCAGGCAGTCCGGGATCTTATTGAATCGCGTCGACCCCTGTTCGAGTTCGCGATTCGTGCGGGGCTGAAGAACCACAACCTGAACACGGTGGAGGGCCGCACCCAGGGGTTGCGCTATGCCGCCCCGATCGTGGCCGATATTCGTGACTCGGTGATCCGTGCTGGCTACACCCGCGAGCTGGCCGGGTGGCTGGGCATGGATCCCGGCATCGTCACGCGAGCCGTGCAGGCCTCGCAACGCTCCGGGAACACCCCGGGGCACCAACAGCAGGGGCGAGGATCTCAACAGGATCAACAAAGTGCGGAAGGCGCGGAGCAGTCGCAGCGGTCTTCCTTCCGGCCCGATCTGAATGACCCAGTGTCGCGCATGGAGAAGGAAGCCCTGGAAGTGGTGCTGCAGCAGCCCACCCAGCTCTCGGCCGAACAGTGGCAGGCGTTCTACACCTCGCAGTTCAAGGTGCCGGCTTTCGCCGCCATTCATTCCGGTGTGATGGCAGCGGGATCCGCCGGGGCGACCCCGACCAACTGGGTAGACAAGGTGGTCGACGAGGTGCCGCAGCCGCTGGCGTCGCTGGTAGCCGAGCTGGCCGTGACGTCGCTGCCGGCCCGCACCGAAGAAGATCTGGCGCGCTATTGCCGCGACATCATGAACCGCCTCTTCGAGCTGCAGATCACGCATCGCAAGGCGGATCTGATGGGGCAGCTGCAGCGGCTGGGGCCGGACGCGGATGCGGAGACCTTCACCCGGATCAATGAGGAGCTCATGGAGCTCGAACAACGACGACGCGCCCTCCGCTCAGGTCGCTGA
- a CDS encoding NAD-dependent deacylase has protein sequence MTVASGLLHTARKLTEDATRVVVLSGAGMSAESGVPTFRDAQTGLWERYSPEQLATEEAFRAEPDLVWSWYLWRARMVRACEPNAGHRALGVAQHRCAERGGSLQVVTQNVDDLHERGGAEVLAHLHGSLFEYRCADCDAPAEFDPGTAEAGHMGTEEDLEKMLRTPPPICSQCAHGTLRPGIVWFGEMLPMDAFSSAQTAVEQCDLALVVGTSGLVQPAASLPYRALGSGAAVVEINPEATPLSDDATVTLRGTAAELLPELLLDSSGALS, from the coding sequence ATGACCGTTGCATCGGGGTTACTCCATACCGCACGTAAACTCACCGAGGACGCCACGCGTGTGGTGGTGTTGTCGGGCGCCGGGATGAGCGCCGAGTCGGGGGTTCCGACGTTCCGTGACGCTCAGACGGGACTGTGGGAGCGGTACTCCCCCGAACAGCTGGCCACCGAGGAGGCGTTTCGGGCAGAGCCGGATCTGGTGTGGTCTTGGTACCTGTGGCGGGCCCGGATGGTGAGAGCCTGCGAGCCGAATGCAGGGCATCGGGCGCTCGGCGTCGCACAGCACCGATGCGCGGAGCGGGGCGGCTCACTGCAGGTCGTGACCCAGAACGTGGACGATCTCCACGAGCGCGGCGGGGCCGAGGTGCTGGCCCATCTACACGGCTCGCTGTTCGAATATCGGTGCGCCGATTGCGATGCGCCCGCGGAGTTCGACCCGGGTACCGCAGAGGCCGGACACATGGGGACAGAAGAGGATCTGGAAAAGATGCTGCGGACTCCTCCACCGATCTGTAGTCAATGTGCTCACGGAACCTTGCGTCCCGGAATCGTGTGGTTCGGAGAGATGTTGCCGATGGACGCTTTCAGTTCCGCACAGACGGCGGTGGAACAGTGCGATCTGGCCCTCGTAGTGGGCACGTCGGGACTCGTTCAGCCCGCTGCGTCACTGCCCTATCGGGCGCTGGGATCCGGAGCCGCCGTCGTCGAGATCAACCCGGAAGCCACCCCACTCAGTGATGACGCAACGGTGACGCTTCGGGGTACAGCAGCCGAGTTGTTGCCCGAGTTGCTCCTGGATTCCAGCGGCGCTTTGTCGTGA
- a CDS encoding aldehyde dehydrogenase family protein — translation MSAISTPLFYGGQEHTTEKTLDVRNPARPSETVGTAAAASREQALAAVAAAKAAFPAWAATSAQDRAQALQAAAGTIMENAEEDARILSSENGKVVGESTFDLMGLQQRTELACGLVDDVDAVEILPGPPTEVRVSHQPMGVVTIIVPFNWPLAILGASLPYALMAGNSVVVKPPPSTPLAMTRVLQRYAQKLPDGVLNIVTGEDAEIGEALVSNPDVAKVCFTGSIRGGKRIMTMAAETLTNVTLELGGNDAVLILDDAEFTEQGMDLLFMGIFGTTGQVCMNAKRIYVHSSKKDELIAELTRRLEQVKIGPATDPDTTMGPFHQKAQLEFVTELVEEARAAGAEVREFGELPGGEWSEGYFMRPSLILDPDPQLRVVTEEQFGPTIPIITFDDVEEGIAMVNDSPYGLCNSVWTANEDRAVEVGSRLQSGYVFHNTHGPALLDQRAPFGGVKQSGIGREMGVIGLREFQEPHALGLLKS, via the coding sequence ATGTCTGCGATCTCAACCCCGCTGTTCTACGGCGGTCAGGAACACACCACAGAAAAAACACTGGATGTCAGAAACCCCGCCCGTCCCTCGGAGACCGTGGGTACCGCTGCGGCTGCCTCGCGAGAGCAGGCGTTGGCAGCAGTGGCAGCAGCCAAGGCAGCGTTCCCGGCCTGGGCAGCAACGTCGGCCCAAGACCGCGCGCAAGCTCTGCAGGCCGCTGCCGGCACCATCATGGAAAACGCGGAGGAAGACGCCAGGATCTTGTCGTCCGAGAACGGCAAGGTCGTCGGCGAATCCACCTTCGATCTCATGGGACTGCAACAGCGCACAGAGCTGGCCTGTGGGCTGGTCGATGACGTGGATGCCGTCGAGATCCTGCCCGGGCCTCCCACCGAGGTGCGGGTGAGCCACCAGCCGATGGGCGTCGTCACGATCATCGTGCCGTTCAACTGGCCGCTAGCGATCCTCGGTGCCTCCCTGCCTTACGCACTGATGGCCGGTAACTCCGTCGTCGTGAAGCCGCCACCCTCCACCCCACTAGCGATGACCCGGGTGCTGCAGCGCTACGCCCAAAAGCTGCCCGACGGTGTGCTGAACATTGTGACCGGTGAGGACGCCGAGATCGGTGAGGCACTGGTGTCCAACCCCGACGTGGCCAAGGTGTGCTTCACCGGATCCATCCGTGGCGGTAAGCGCATCATGACCATGGCCGCGGAGACCCTGACCAATGTGACTCTCGAACTCGGTGGCAACGACGCGGTGCTCATTCTCGATGACGCCGAGTTCACCGAGCAGGGCATGGACCTGCTGTTCATGGGGATTTTCGGCACCACGGGCCAGGTCTGCATGAATGCCAAGCGCATCTACGTGCACTCCTCGAAGAAGGACGAGCTGATCGCGGAGCTCACCCGTCGGCTGGAGCAGGTCAAGATCGGTCCGGCGACCGATCCGGACACCACTATGGGCCCCTTCCACCAGAAGGCTCAGCTGGAATTCGTCACCGAACTCGTCGAAGAGGCACGTGCTGCCGGCGCCGAGGTGCGGGAATTCGGCGAGCTGCCGGGCGGCGAATGGTCGGAGGGGTACTTCATGCGCCCCTCGCTGATTCTCGACCCGGACCCGCAGCTGCGGGTGGTGACGGAGGAACAGTTCGGCCCGACGATTCCGATCATCACTTTCGACGATGTCGAAGAGGGCATCGCCATGGTCAACGACAGCCCGTACGGCCTCTGCAACAGCGTGTGGACCGCCAACGAGGATCGGGCGGTGGAGGTCGGCAGCCGACTCCAGTCCGGCTACGTCTTCCACAATACGCACGGCCCCGCACTGTTGGATCAGCGCGCGCCCTTCGGCGGTGTCAAGCAGTCCGGGATCGGTCGCGAGATGGGCGTCATCGGTCTCCGTGAGTTCCAGGAGCCGCACGCACTGGGACTGCTCAAGAGCTGA
- a CDS encoding peptidase translates to MNTENTTTIRRIATTTGAALAAIALLAACTTEEGSGDTVSQPPIDTPSASATDAGAEETTESTETADEAADTASDDAGDDAGAQGDDPVFAVIDAVLAEYADGFIVDIDREDRGDRYDVDVVVGNEVIELEVTVDGEIREDDREGDDDDVREAQQATVTAAEAIQEALNQQEGSVFDEAQLDDDDDRLVWDIDLDDEDGRDLAELTIPAN, encoded by the coding sequence ATGAACACCGAGAACACCACCACGATCCGCCGTATCGCCACCACCACCGGCGCGGCCTTGGCCGCCATCGCGTTGCTGGCCGCCTGCACCACCGAAGAAGGTTCCGGCGACACCGTCTCCCAGCCTCCGATCGACACTCCCTCGGCTTCGGCCACGGATGCCGGTGCCGAGGAGACCACCGAGTCCACCGAGACCGCAGACGAGGCCGCGGACACCGCATCGGACGACGCCGGTGACGACGCTGGCGCCCAGGGCGACGACCCGGTCTTCGCTGTGATCGACGCGGTGCTCGCCGAGTACGCCGACGGTTTCATCGTCGATATCGACCGTGAAGACCGCGGCGACCGATACGACGTCGACGTCGTGGTCGGCAACGAGGTCATCGAGCTGGAGGTCACCGTCGACGGCGAAATCCGCGAGGATGACCGAGAAGGCGACGATGACGATGTCCGCGAGGCTCAGCAGGCCACCGTCACCGCGGCGGAAGCCATTCAGGAAGCACTGAACCAGCAGGAAGGCTCCGTCTTCGACGAAGCCCAGCTGGACGATGACGACGACCGCCTGGTCTGGGACATCGACCTGGACGACGAGGACGGCCGCGATCTGGCCGAGCTCACGATCCCCGCGAACTGA